The Rhodamnia argentea isolate NSW1041297 chromosome 7, ASM2092103v1, whole genome shotgun sequence genome contains the following window.
CGCTCACATGAATATTTCtaagaatttttctaaaaatttaaaattttagttattttttctttcattttagccGGTGAGGGCCGTGGCCCTCACCAAATTTGGACTAGGGCCTTCTAGGAGTCGCTCTCTGCCGGTGAGGCCGCAATGGACTCACTCCTAAGCTTTGGaaatgttagcgattttcgatcaaaattggtcaaatgaactcaattagcacaaatgtaaaaattttaggactaaattggcacaattgaaatatttataaatgaattggcaccaatacaatgTGTAAAACTTTTTGAtactttcctcatttttttcttgaGCTTGACCGTATTTATATATCCTACCTCGATAGAATCGTCAACATTTTGATAACATATGATATGAAGTCCATCAAAAATTCGAAGACaaagtttggattttcacgTCCCTTGGCATCAAGAATAATCACAGGTCGCATCCAAGGTCCTACTAACCCCTATTAAATAATGTATTGTTCCGAGGATATTAAAGAGGGATTGTTTTGGACTATTTCTTTCTTATTTACCCCTGACCCCAAATAATGCGAGTTCAATTAGGTCTCACCGATTTCTTATAATGGAAGATAAGCACGGAGATTCATGAAATGCGGTTTCATGGACTGGTTGAACACTTAAAAATAACATAACGGTTGTTAGAGGAAATTGAAGATATTTTCCTTAATTGTCTAGTTTTGATATGTGGAAGAGGGAAGAGTGCATATAGGCTTTATTAGACGGcttaacaaaaaagaattaattaggATCAATTGAGGATATTCATTCACCTAGTTGGAAAGTAGAAAtcgattttctttcttcatggagagATCGTGACCAAAATAAAATCTTTCGAAAGGAGGTGCAGCCAATAGACATGTGGCCCTGTTGGTAAAAGGATTGGTGGTGGAAAGCGCTGGTTCGACTCGCTCTTTAAAGAGACAGAGCAAAAAACAGAAAGAGGAGAGTCAGACacgaagaataaaaaagaaaaattatttacgcGCATGatcattaattaaatttaacCGATCAAGGGGACTTTTTTGTCCCACCAAAGTTCCCCGTTTCCTTCTTAAATCACACATGACGAACATTTATTATGGAGATGTAATGAGTTTTGACCTTATTCAGATCTTACCTCGATAGGATCATCAAGTTTTTAATAGACCAACTAGTATTTTCATATCACACGATATGAAGTAACTAAAAAATGGGATAAGGGCACCAGAAATTTCgaaacttatcacaaaaatataattgagttcttaaacttgcaaaaagtgcaataaaattTTAACACTTATTATGTTGATGCAATTAACCATCCAATTTAGCTAATAAAAAATTCTGACTTGACTTTTTTTGTTCGTCTCTCTCTTATAAGTAACTTAATTAGGAgctcaaaaaatgcaaaataacgcaattttggagcatttttttttatttggttctaTAATATCATATTGTACTATACAAGCCACATTGTGTGCACTATGTTCCGTGTGCAGGTTGCAAAACCCTACTATCTCCTTACGCATTCCTATCCCACTTCTCCCCAAAGAGGGGATTCAAACCCCATTTCTCCTTAGAGCATTTACTAATCCTCAAGGGTGTCATTTTTTCCCGGTCCCAAAAACTCAATTATCGTGTTCATTTCTTAATGAATATGAtaatttcgataaaaaaaaacgaatatgGTAATTAATTCTCCTTCTTTTTATAACGGGGAAATATCATTTTGTCCTCTTACTCTCCAGCTGTATACTCTCATTTCATCTCGTCATCTCCGTCGCTACACTCATAAAACTCGTTCAACAGAGAACGGAAACAACACAGGAAAACGTCGAAGAAATGGAGAAGATCCAGCACCGCACGGTTCGCACCAACGGCATAAACATGCACGTGGCGTCGGTCGGCGACGGCCCCGACGCGGTCCTCTTCATCCACGGCTTCCCGGAGCTCTGGTATTCGTGGCGCCACCAGATGGTGTCCCTCGCGGCCCTTGGCTACCGCGCCGTCGCGCCTGACCTCCGGGGCTACGGAGGCACCGACGCACCGCCGTCCGTGGCGTCGTACACGGCGTTCCACGTGGTGGGGGACCTGGTGGGCATGCTGGACGCGCTGGGGATCGGGCGGGCGTTCGTGGTGGGACACGACTGGGGGGCGGTGATATCGTGGTACCTGTGCCTGCTGAGGCCCGACCGGGTGAAGGCGTTGGTCAACACGAGCGTCCTGTGGTGCCCTGGCGGCACCTGGTTCCCGTGTGATCCGGAGAAGAAGCCCGTCGAGTCAATAAGGGCGATGCACGGAGATGATTACTACGTTTGCAGGTTTCAGGTGAGAGAACTAGTGTTGTATAGTTGATATTTGATTTGGATAGGACTTGATCTTTTCAAAGAATCGGAACTTTTGAGCCATCGCCACTAGCAAAACGTAGATCACAGACCAGGGCAGCTTAGGATCTTTTGACGATCCTGACAAATCTTTAAACTTGGTAGGAACCTGGAGAGATGGAAGAGGACTTTGCGAAAGCTGATACAGCGAAACTCATTCAGCTATTCCTCACAAGCCGCGATCCAGGCCCACCTATCGTGCCTAAAGATTTAGGATTCTCAGGAATGACTAAGCTATTTGAACAGCACCAGATCGAGTTGCCCTCTTGGCTGACCGAGGATGACGTCAGCTACTACGCCACCGAATTCAGCCGCACCGGCTTCACCGGGGGTTTGAACTATTACCGTTGCTTGGActtgtaagtctctctctctctctctctctctctctctctaagcttATGCTCTCCAACAGGTCAAGTGTCACAATAGGATTGTACTAATGAATATTTTAACGGTTATTGCGGTTGTGTGGTCTAGCTTGGGCTCTAGGGAAAGTTGATAATAGACCTATCAAACGAATGGGTCGGATCGAAAATGATCTGATCTAATTTGACACATTTAACATGTTATACCCATTTTCGTACAATATAAATCTAACGACACATACCCAATTTAATTCATACTCGCGACTCGTATTATtgaaacactttcatatttaaccaaTCTAGGAAAACCAAACTGAGCCGAGAGAGCAAGATCGAGTGAGGGTGagagaaagtaaagaaaaagtcatagaAGTGTGTTGAGTCTAAAGAAattgtgaacccatttaacacCCATATTATTTTGAGTTTTACCATCCTAAACTTAGTTGtgactcatttattgaatataactaattcaTATAATAACTCAATCTCTCAATATGGGTTACGAAAGAAATTGGTCCATGACTCATTTTAACATGCCTAGTTGATAGGGTAGAGATCCTAGAGATATAGGAAAATGGTTGTCACATATGGATGAACTTCGCCAGTTCATGACATGCCAATTCATTCGTACTGAGTTGGTGCCATCCTAAAATGTTTTTCAATGGGATTGCAAAAGGCATTTATTACTAGTGAAAACATTTCGAGTAATGTTGGTTTCAAGTTAATTGCACTAGTGTGACGGATTTTGATTTCTCTCGATAAATTTCCATCATGTTTGGGTCATGTTCCTCTGTCATGTCTGAAATTGCCCCCTCTAGATACGTTGAATTCTCCCATTGCTCAAGGAGAAGGAATTATGAGGCGGAAAACGCTAGAAGATTAGCCTAAAAATATCATGAGAAAGTCGCTATTTTATATAATCTCAATGTCTATGATTGTATAAGAAATGTGAGTTAAATTTAGTCAACTTaattaaaaacgattattttacGTTCCAAATAGGATTATAAGATTTCTAATGAAAAGTAAAAGTTCTAAAGTAACCTCTTAGATTTATTACTTCTCTTTCAAAGTTTCTTTTTGTTGGCATTGCAATCAAAATGATATCTTAAGTCAATTTCGATCAATAATAACTTCCTTGTGAGCACAGAAACTGGGAGCTATTGGCGCCGTGGGCCGGAGCGCGAGTCAAAGTGCCGGTGAAGTTCATAGTGGGGGATCAGGACCTCACCTATAACATACCTGGTGTGAAGGAGTACATCCACGACGGTGGATTCAAGCAGGCTGTGCCCAAGTTGGAAGAAGTGGTGGTGATGGAAGGAGCGGCTCATTTCATCCAGCAAGAGAAGGGTCAGGAAATCACTTCTCACATTCACGACTTCATCAAGAAATTCTCATCCCCATGATCCATCTAGTACTCCCTCCAAAAAATTAAGGATGAAGCTGTTGTTTTTCCCCCATTAATAAAGGACGAAACTGTTGCCCtatgactgttttttttttccccttaggTTTCTGTCGTTGGGTATCACAATGGAAGCTATATGTGAAGTGATCCAACATAATAAAACTGAGGATTTGGATGGCTAATTATATTCATTCGGGCATTCTATTTCATTGTCTTAGCATTTCTCTCTAGGATATATCGTTGTCATTTCTCAAGGAGCaacaataaaaagtaatatCTTTCTGTCGTAACGAGAATTACGTTTAAGACTCCTAAACTCGTCATgatatgctaatttttttggctCCATGCCTTTAAACCCTAAGACTTGTCACAATCGTTCATGATTCCTTACAATATGAATATGaacatgtcatttttttaaaacaaaattccCTATACCTTCGCGCAATTGACATTGCTGTGGTGCCAGATGGGCATCACAGCAGAATagattgaataataaaataaaggcCTTAATGAAAAATAGAGTAAAAGATGGAGATCGGATAGGTGAGGGAGAAGATGAAAGGTGGTGCTGGTGCCCCTTTTGTAGTAGACTAGGAGTCTGTTTGACAACGATTctgattcaaaaaattaattctgttataattgatttttttattctgttctttGTACGAGctttagaaaatcagaacacgtttgataactgtacaaaatttctgttctcggaaCAAAATTACATTTAGTAACTgcaacaaaatttatgttcccgaaacaatttctctttccaattttttcattgagtcaaataattatgtctTCTCAGTATAAAATCAACATATATAGTATCACTAGTAAAATGAATACACATCATGGATAATCTACAATTAATCTATTTACTTCGTGGAGCATGAAGATATATGCAAAATCCTCAAAAAAGAACTCAATGATGATGCTCAACGAAGTTTGCACTTAAATTGCTTGCtacaacaaacataaatgtttcaaagtatttaaaaaaacaagattaCAAAAGTCGAGAACACAAAGTTACAGAGTTTAACGAcgagtagaggtgtcaaacagGTGGATTGAGTCTGGTTTGGATCGAATCAAATATGGTCCTACCcatattgaaattattttttgaaaaaaatattatttttattttttttaaaattattttttattttcttatttttttattttttaaagacctattttttattttgttttcctttttctcaggAGGTGGCGACGAACGACAACACATGACAGGCCAGGTCAGCACCGGTTGTCCAAAATTGGTCCGATGGACTGAATttacacaaatacaaaaagttcagtattaaattagcaacaaaaaaaaaactttcgaactgaattaacacaattgcaatagatgtagaacttttttggtaattttttcaatttttcacacTAGAGTAATTTTCATTAGTCTTCGGGGTCCTTTCTAGCTAAGAAGCACGGACACGCCGGAGGGGTCGCCGCATCGGTGTCGGACATCGACCCGCATCCGACACACGGGTCGGTGAGGTCCTGATAGCTGCTATGATGGAACGTGCAATATCTCGCTGAGGAAAGCGTGGATGAGGGGGAAGAGGCCGTCCGTGTCTCAAGGAGAGATGAAGGAGAGAGACCAAGAGATGTGGCAGAAAAGGAAGATGGGGAAGGGCAAAACAGAACCTAGACTTGAAGAATTGACAGATCCAGAATAATCGGCAGAGACGAGGTGCATTCAAGGGCAGCGACGGGGACTTACTGCTCCTCGACGGTGCCTCGTTCCTTGACAGCTTCTACTTGTCGTCAAAATAAGCCGTCAACGCGTGATCGAGCCACATGAAGATCTTGTTTTCTTCAAGAGGGAAAACTAAAGTTTGCTTTTTTATGGGTTGGTTTGGTTGAATGAAGTTCTCTTTCCTGCTGTCGTGGTGACAAGTgggggaagaagatgatgtgcgagcgagagagagtactagggaggaggaagaagacgaaataGAGGGGAGGAGGGCTGTACCGGGAGCCGCCATGACAGAAAGtttcaaaattctctatttattTCTCATGtagataaaatatatatttgatataCAACGTGTCATAACGTAtcggaattttctatttttgataaATGACGTGTCGACGTGTCATGTCGTGTAGTGTCGAGAGTTGGTATAGGGGCTACTTAGCTCTTCAATCCCtccatcccctctctctctctctctctctctcctgctcaCACAGACGCGCGTACtaaaaaaagtttcaatcgggATTTATAAAAATGAAGAGTCCTCAATCAAATATTATCGGGAAAAAACTATATAATGAGCAGTCCTAACAAGAAGAAATAATAAACAAAGAgccctccttttcttcttcataaagCCCTATTTTACACAGTTCGCCAGctcaaaattcaaagaaaaataatttcccgaTTGATAATCAGTAGTAATTTAACTCATTGTCTCTCGGATTCTCCTCAATATACTATAGATATATAAATAGAAGGGTACAATCAATCGTCCATACGAGAAAAGGATGATTTAAAAATAGTAGAAAAATGCACCCTCATTTCCTTTAGAAGCTTTTGATCTTTGCACGAGAAAAAGGTTCCACCCGTGgaggtaaaaataaataaataaatacgtTAGAGTCGTGTTGGTTGAAAACCCATACTTGACCCACTTTAttgaaaataggtcaaatatgggttagtTAAATTCTACAAACAGATTATTTATGGGTTAGCCTAATTATATGTGGGTTATAAATTGGTTTGTCTTTGAATCCATTACAATCCATTTGGCTACACAAACAATAACCTAGAATGCACGGACACTATTCCACACGCAATCGATACGTGATCAACAATTGTCAAACATCGGACATGTTGTTAGCACTTCAAACACGCCAGCGACAAAAGAgtcaattttgaatattttcaataaattagggatcaaaatgtaaatctatcaaaaatatatatactcaagtcatatacccaatcacccaaaaattaatatacccagctagCCCCAAAAAagctaatcgtgaatccctaacataaaaagaagaagaaaaagaagaaactcacctttgatattttcatatatacatgataatttatacGTTTAATAAATAATGTATCCTAActatcgaaattctctatttttttataaatgatgtGATGACGTATCATGTCACGTgttggtgtcggtgctacttagattaATATCCACCGCCATAGAGTTAATTGACCAATCCAAAATCGCACCTCGAGAATGGTATGAAAAAGTAATAATCAACAATTGGTAataaaactccaaaaaaaattaaattattacaAAACAAATCAATTTACATGACTAAGAAATGCAAGAACCCTAAAAACATGCATATATATGACAAATAATATTGtgaccattcttttttttttttctctctctctctcttttcaaccTTAAAAGACCATTTAATAAAAACAAGGCTAGCGTGGAACATATACTTTCACCGCCACTTGATCATTGCCGACTTGGGTGTAAAAGACTAAAAGTGAGCTGCCGAAATCTCATCCAAAGCCAAATTCCAAGTTAACGAGTTCAACTttgctttgcttcttctttctgtTTTAGCAACAGCTCCCACGTTCAAAAGGTACAAGAGTAAGATTATAGATTGGGCTTTTGGTTGGATTGGTTGGACTTAATTATCTTAAGCTTTTTTTGTGTTTGTATTTAATAGTAAGAGCACATAAAATGCCCAAAAAACCAACCTTGTTATGAAATACATGAATGAATATTCATTATATTCATGTATCTATTATGGTACATTTGTATCTTACATTCTATGTACATCTCCATATCCAATGAATGTTCATTTCCATATCCAACGCATGTATTAATGATAAGTACATTCTTATTCTCCTATAAATAGGAGCTTAGTTTTTGTTATTGGTGGTGAGTCAAAATAAGAAATCTCTTTATTGgctttctttactctttttgttttctctcaatTGCATACTTGCAATATAATATTTTACAACACGTTATCAGTACGAAGATCTACCGACTGAGTGAATAACTTTTGCAAGTTGTCAATATAAGTGCAAATGGAAAATAccgagaaaaaggaagatgttTGTTTGCTTGATAGTGCATCAACACATACTATATTTCATAGTAGACATTTTTTCTCGAGTATGGCATTGCGTAAGACATATGTCCATACAATATCAGGTCCTGTTCGGATTATTGATGGTTTCAGGAATGCCACAATTGTTTTGCCAAATGGTACTGTCTTGCATATTGAGGATGCGTTTCTAAGCGATAGATCAAAAAGAAATATACTCAGTTTCAAAGATGTATGCCGTAATGGGTACCATATTGAGACTATTTATGagcaaaataagaaatatattgGCATTATCTCTTATAAGATGGGCCTAAAGCCTATCCACAAGAAGCTAGAAGCTTCTCCTATGGGTTTGTATTGTGTCATGATTAAGGCCGTTGAAACCTATGCTACCATGTTCTGAAAATTGATAAACCCCGATCAATTTGGACTGTGGCATGATCGCCTTGGTCATCCCGAAGCTTCAATGATGCGTAGAATAATTCAGAATACAAAAggacacccttaaaggatacaAAAGTATTGTTGTCCAAAGATTATAATTGTGAAGCTTGTTCACAAGGAAAACTCATTACCAAAACTTCTATAACAAAGGTTAATCCTGAATCCCCTTTATTCCCGCAAAGAATTCAGGGTGATATATGTGGACCAATACAACCACCAAGTGGACTGTTTCGATATTTTATGGTACTAGCGGACGGATCCCGTAGATGGTCACATGTTTGCCTATTATCCACACGCAATGTCGCTTTTGCAGGTTTACTTGCGCAGATTATAAAACTCTGGGCACAATTCCCCGATTATCTAATTAAAAGCATAAGGATGGATAATATTGGTGAATTTACATCAAAGAGTTTTGATGTGTATTGTGTTTCACTCGGAATTAAGGTCGAGCACCCAGTCGCATATGTTCGTACTCAAAATAAATTGGAAGAATACTTGATTGAACGTATCCAAATCATTGCCCTCACTCAATTATTGAGAACGAATCTCAAAGATACAGCATGGGGTCATGTAGTTTGGTAGCGTTAATCAGATTGCGCCCCACTACTAGTCTCTTACAATCTCCCCTTCAAATGGTTCTTGATTATGAACCCGATATTTCACATTTACGCACTTTTGGTTGTACAGTACAAGTGCCCGTAGCACCACCAAAGAGAACGAAAAAGGGTCCCCAACGCCATTTAGGCATTTATGTTGGGTTTAATTCACCGTCCATCATTAGGTTCTTGGAACCAACTACCGGTGATCTTTTTACTCGCGTATTCGCAAATTGTCATTGTAATGAGACAGTGTTCCCATTAATTGGGA
Protein-coding sequences here:
- the LOC115731017 gene encoding epoxide hydrolase A-like, producing MEKIQHRTVRTNGINMHVASVGDGPDAVLFIHGFPELWYSWRHQMVSLAALGYRAVAPDLRGYGGTDAPPSVASYTAFHVVGDLVGMLDALGIGRAFVVGHDWGAVISWYLCLLRPDRVKALVNTSVLWCPGGTWFPCDPEKKPVESIRAMHGDDYYVCRFQEPGEMEEDFAKADTAKLIQLFLTSRDPGPPIVPKDLGFSGMTKLFEQHQIELPSWLTEDDVSYYATEFSRTGFTGGLNYYRCLDLNWELLAPWAGARVKVPVKFIVGDQDLTYNIPGVKEYIHDGGFKQAVPKLEEVVVMEGAAHFIQQEKGQEITSHIHDFIKKFSSP